In Tolypothrix sp. NIES-4075, the following proteins share a genomic window:
- a CDS encoding carotenoid oxygenase family protein, with protein MVTTAVNPYLDGNFAPIHKEITTDTLKVIGELPPDLSGMFVRNGPNPQWTPIGQYHWFDGDGMLHGVRISNGKASYRNRYVQTKGWKIEHEAGLALWSGILESSQNNPDNYYKNTANTALIWHAGQFLALWEGGAPHVIKLPNLDTISEYTYNGKLKSAFTAHPKVDPVTGEMMFFGYSFTPPYLQYSVVSASGELLRTVPIDLPMGVMMHDFAITENYTIFMDLPLTFSPQRAQRGEPGIMFERDRPSRFGIVPRHGDTSNIRWFESPACYVFHTLNAYEEGNEVVLIACRMNSTTIFGSPQDTHADPQANITRLYQWRFNLITGAVCEEMLDDVPTEFPRVNENFLGRQTRYGYASKIAGGIIKYDFSNGKSQTHEFGKGRYGGEAVFAPFPNATTEDEGWLITFVHDTREDTSELVVVNAQDVNAEPVARVIIPQRVPHGFHGAWVSEEQLSASM; from the coding sequence ATGGTTACAACAGCAGTCAATCCCTATCTTGATGGAAACTTTGCACCGATACACAAAGAAATCACCACTGACACTTTAAAAGTCATCGGTGAACTACCTCCCGACTTATCAGGGATGTTCGTGCGAAATGGTCCCAACCCACAATGGACACCCATCGGACAGTATCACTGGTTTGATGGGGATGGAATGTTACACGGTGTGCGAATTAGTAACGGTAAAGCTAGTTATCGCAACCGCTACGTGCAAACAAAAGGATGGAAAATTGAGCATGAAGCAGGGTTAGCTCTTTGGAGTGGAATCCTGGAATCGTCACAGAATAATCCCGACAATTACTACAAGAATACTGCCAATACTGCCTTAATTTGGCACGCTGGTCAATTCTTAGCGCTGTGGGAAGGCGGTGCGCCTCACGTTATCAAGCTTCCCAATTTAGATACAATTAGTGAATATACTTATAATGGTAAGCTAAAATCAGCTTTTACGGCACATCCGAAGGTAGACCCGGTAACGGGTGAGATGATGTTTTTTGGTTACTCGTTCACACCACCATATCTGCAATATAGTGTAGTTTCAGCGTCGGGTGAATTATTGCGGACAGTACCGATTGATTTACCAATGGGAGTGATGATGCATGATTTTGCCATCACGGAAAATTATACAATTTTTATGGATTTGCCCTTGACATTTAGCCCCCAACGGGCACAGAGGGGAGAACCGGGGATAATGTTTGAGCGCGATCGCCCCAGTCGTTTTGGTATTGTCCCCCGTCACGGCGATACCAGTAATATCCGCTGGTTTGAAAGTCCCGCTTGCTACGTCTTTCACACCCTCAACGCTTACGAAGAAGGCAACGAAGTAGTGCTTATCGCTTGTCGGATGAATTCTACTACTATCTTTGGTTCACCACAAGACACACACGCCGATCCTCAAGCCAATATTACCCGCTTGTATCAATGGCGATTTAACCTCATTACAGGTGCGGTGTGCGAGGAAATGTTAGACGATGTACCTACAGAATTCCCTCGTGTGAATGAAAATTTCTTAGGAAGACAAACCCGATACGGCTACGCTAGCAAAATCGCAGGGGGTATAATTAAATACGACTTCAGCAATGGTAAGTCTCAAACTCACGAATTTGGAAAAGGACGCTACGGTGGTGAAGCGGTGTTTGCACCTTTTCCCAATGCAACCACTGAAGATGAAGGCTGGCTGATAACTTTTGTCCACGATACCAGAGAAGACACATCAGAACTCGTGGTAGTAAATGCCCAAGATGTAAATGCCGAACCTGTAGCGCGAGTGATAATTCCGCAACGTGTACCCCACGGCTTTCACGGTGCTTGGGTGAGTGAAGAACAGTTAAGCGCTTCTATGTAA
- a CDS encoding endonuclease domain-containing protein: MTQLYNKNSEKDKRRQLRNNITKAEKLIWDKLRDRQLENCKFRRQYSVDKFVIDFYSPEFKLAIEIDGESHFLDEAAEYDKARQEFIQSAGIKFIRFTNNDVYANLPVVLENIAQNIHDLRK, from the coding sequence ATGACTCAACTTTATAATAAAAATTCGGAAAAAGATAAAAGACGACAATTACGCAATAATATAACAAAAGCTGAGAAACTTATTTGGGATAAACTTAGAGATAGGCAACTGGAAAATTGCAAATTTCGCAGGCAATATAGTGTAGATAAGTTTGTTATAGATTTTTACAGTCCTGAATTTAAGTTAGCGATAGAAATTGATGGTGAAAGTCATTTTTTAGATGAAGCTGCTGAATACGATAAGGCAAGACAAGAGTTTATACAATCAGCAGGAATTAAATTTATTAGATTTACAAATAATGATGTGTATGCAAATTTGCCTGTGGTTTTGGAAAATATAGCCCAGAATATACACGATTTAAGAAAATAA
- the metH gene encoding methionine synthase → MTHSFLERLHSPDRPVLVFDGAMGTNLQTQNLTAEDFGGVQYEGCNEYLVHTKPEAVAKVHRDFLAAGADVIETDTFGSASIVLAEYDLADQAYYLSKTAAELAKSVAAEFSTPEKPRFVAGSIGPTTKLPTLGHIDFDTMKASFAEQAEGLWDGGVDLFIVETCQDVLQIKAALNAIEEVFAKKGDRRPVMVSVTMETMGTMLVGTEINAVVTILEPYKIDILGLNCATGPDLMKPHIKYLSEHSPFIVSCIPNAGLPENVGGQAHYRLTPMELRMSLMHFVEDLGVQVIGGCCGTRPEHIQQMAEIASLLKPKVRHPELEPAAASIYSTQPYDQDNSFLIVGERLNASGSKKCRDLLNAEDWDGLVSMARAQVKEGAHILDVNVDYVGRNGERDMHELVSRIVNNVTLPLMLDSTEWEKMEAGLKVAGGKCLLNSTNYEDGEPRFLKVLELAKKYGAGVVIGTIDEDGMARTAEKKFQIAQRAYRQAVEFGIPATEIFFDTLALPISTGIEEDRENGKATIEAIRRIRQELPGSHVILGVSNISFGLNPAARVVLNSMFLHEAIAAGMDAAIVSPNKILPLSKIEERHQEVCLELIYDQRRFEGDVCVYDPLGELTTLFEGVTTKRDRSLDESLPIEERLKRHIIDGERIGLEEHLQKALENHPPLEIINVFLLDGMKVVGELFGSGQMQLPFVLQSAETMKAAVAFLEPFMEKSESGNNAKGTFVIATVKGDVHDIGKNLVDIILSNNGYKVINLGIKQPVENIIEAYEKHQADCIAMSGLLVKSTAFMKENLQVFNEKGITVPVILGGAALTPKFVSEDCQNTYKGKVVYGKDAFSDLHFMDKLMPAKSQGHWDNLQGFLNEAVQESQNGHKEVAEKAKEETNEPKVIDTRRSEAVVVDIERPTPPFWGTQLLQPSDISLEEIFSYLDLQALIAGQWQFRKPKEQSKEEYQAFLNEKVYPILEQWKRRIIEENLLHPQVIYGYFPCQSEGNTLYVYDTNRRDAEVRASFEFPRQKSLRRLCIADFFAPKDSGIIDVFPMQAVTVGEIATEFAQKLFANNQYTDYLYFHGLAVQVAEALAEWTHARIRRELGFVADEPDNIRDILAQRYRGSRYSFGYPACPNMQDQYKQLELLETDRIKMHMDESEQIYPEQSTTAIICYHPVAKYFSA, encoded by the coding sequence ATGACTCATTCCTTTCTAGAACGCTTGCACAGTCCAGACCGTCCCGTTCTCGTCTTCGATGGAGCGATGGGAACAAACTTGCAAACGCAAAACCTCACCGCTGAAGATTTCGGTGGTGTTCAGTACGAAGGTTGCAACGAATATCTCGTTCACACCAAACCCGAAGCGGTTGCCAAAGTTCACCGCGATTTTCTCGCTGCTGGTGCAGATGTCATCGAAACTGACACTTTTGGTAGTGCTTCAATTGTACTTGCTGAATACGACTTGGCAGACCAGGCATATTACTTAAGTAAAACAGCCGCAGAACTAGCCAAGAGTGTCGCTGCTGAATTTTCCACCCCAGAAAAACCCCGATTTGTTGCGGGTTCGATAGGACCGACAACCAAATTACCTACCTTAGGACATATTGACTTTGACACGATGAAAGCCTCTTTTGCCGAACAAGCAGAAGGGCTTTGGGATGGTGGTGTCGATTTGTTTATCGTGGAAACTTGCCAAGATGTGCTGCAAATCAAAGCCGCGCTGAATGCAATTGAAGAAGTTTTTGCGAAAAAAGGCGATCGCCGTCCGGTGATGGTTTCTGTGACAATGGAAACTATGGGGACAATGTTGGTCGGGACGGAAATTAACGCCGTCGTCACCATTTTGGAACCTTATAAAATTGACATTCTAGGTCTGAACTGCGCTACCGGTCCAGATTTGATGAAACCGCACATCAAATATCTCTCTGAACATTCGCCTTTTATCGTTTCCTGTATTCCCAACGCGGGTTTACCGGAAAACGTCGGCGGTCAAGCACACTACCGTCTGACACCGATGGAATTACGGATGTCATTGATGCACTTTGTTGAAGATTTGGGTGTCCAAGTGATTGGGGGTTGCTGTGGGACACGTCCAGAACACATTCAACAAATGGCAGAAATTGCCTCATTACTGAAGCCAAAAGTTAGACATCCGGAACTTGAACCAGCCGCAGCATCAATTTACAGCACCCAACCCTACGACCAAGATAACTCGTTCTTGATTGTCGGCGAACGTCTCAACGCCAGCGGTTCTAAAAAGTGCCGCGATTTGCTCAACGCGGAAGACTGGGATGGACTCGTTTCAATGGCAAGGGCACAGGTAAAAGAAGGGGCACACATCCTTGATGTTAACGTCGATTACGTGGGACGTAATGGCGAACGAGACATGCACGAACTGGTTTCGCGCATTGTTAATAATGTTACGCTGCCTTTGATGCTCGACTCCACCGAATGGGAAAAGATGGAGGCGGGTTTAAAGGTTGCCGGTGGTAAGTGTTTGCTCAATTCCACGAACTACGAAGACGGTGAACCGCGCTTTTTGAAGGTGTTGGAATTGGCGAAAAAGTATGGTGCTGGTGTAGTCATTGGTACTATCGATGAAGATGGAATGGCGAGAACTGCTGAGAAAAAATTCCAAATTGCTCAACGTGCCTATCGTCAAGCTGTAGAATTCGGCATTCCGGCGACAGAGATATTTTTTGATACGCTTGCTCTACCGATTTCCACGGGGATTGAAGAAGACCGGGAAAACGGAAAAGCGACAATAGAAGCGATTCGGCGCATTCGTCAAGAATTGCCGGGAAGTCATGTAATTTTGGGTGTATCGAATATTTCCTTCGGTTTAAACCCAGCAGCGCGGGTGGTGCTGAACTCGATGTTTTTGCATGAAGCGATCGCAGCGGGAATGGATGCGGCAATTGTTAGCCCTAACAAGATTTTACCACTATCGAAGATTGAAGAACGCCATCAAGAAGTTTGCCTTGAGTTGATTTACGATCAGCGGAGGTTTGAGGGTGATGTCTGCGTTTATGACCCCTTGGGAGAACTGACAACATTATTTGAAGGAGTGACAACCAAACGCGATCGCTCTTTGGATGAAAGTCTCCCCATCGAAGAACGTTTGAAGCGTCACATCATCGACGGTGAACGCATCGGTTTAGAAGAACATCTGCAAAAAGCTTTAGAGAACCATCCCCCCTTAGAGATTATAAACGTCTTTTTGCTCGATGGGATGAAAGTTGTTGGTGAGTTGTTCGGTTCCGGGCAAATGCAGCTACCTTTCGTATTACAATCAGCGGAAACTATGAAAGCGGCGGTTGCTTTTTTAGAACCGTTCATGGAAAAGTCTGAATCAGGCAATAACGCCAAAGGAACGTTTGTTATCGCTACTGTAAAAGGCGATGTTCACGACATTGGTAAAAACCTGGTAGATATCATATTGTCAAACAACGGTTACAAGGTGATTAATTTAGGAATTAAGCAACCGGTGGAAAATATCATTGAAGCATACGAAAAGCATCAAGCTGATTGTATTGCGATGAGTGGTTTGCTGGTGAAATCTACCGCTTTCATGAAAGAGAATTTGCAGGTGTTCAACGAAAAGGGAATTACTGTCCCGGTGATTTTAGGTGGTGCAGCGTTGACTCCTAAATTTGTCAGTGAAGATTGTCAAAACACTTACAAAGGTAAAGTCGTTTATGGCAAAGATGCATTTTCTGACTTGCATTTCATGGATAAATTAATGCCGGCAAAATCCCAAGGACATTGGGATAATTTGCAGGGATTTTTGAATGAAGCTGTACAAGAGTCACAAAATGGGCATAAAGAAGTAGCAGAAAAAGCCAAGGAAGAAACTAATGAACCTAAAGTAATAGATACTCGTCGTTCGGAAGCGGTGGTAGTGGATATTGAACGTCCAACTCCACCTTTTTGGGGTACACAGCTATTGCAGCCTAGTGATATTTCTTTGGAGGAAATATTCTCTTATTTAGATTTGCAAGCTTTGATTGCGGGACAATGGCAATTCCGCAAGCCGAAGGAACAATCTAAAGAGGAATATCAGGCTTTTTTAAATGAGAAGGTTTACCCGATTTTAGAACAGTGGAAGCGACGAATTATTGAGGAGAATTTGTTGCATCCGCAGGTAATTTACGGGTATTTTCCTTGTCAGTCTGAGGGAAATACGCTGTATGTTTATGATACCAACCGCAGAGACGCAGAGGTAAGAGCTAGTTTTGAGTTTCCTCGGCAGAAGTCGTTGAGGAGGCTTTGTATTGCAGATTTCTTTGCACCGAAGGATTCGGGAATTATTGATGTGTTTCCGATGCAAGCGGTGACTGTAGGTGAAATTGCGACGGAGTTTGCTCAGAAGTTATTTGCAAATAATCAATACACTGATTATCTGTATTTCCACGGCTTGGCGGTGCAGGTGGCGGAAGCGCTGGCTGAATGGACGCACGCTCGAATTCGCCGTGAGTTAGGCTTTGTAGCTGATGAACCGGATAATATTCGCGATATTTTGGCGCAGAGATATCGCGGTTCGCGGTATAGTTTTGGCTATCCGGCTTGTCCGAATATGCAGGATCAGTACAAGCAACTGGAGTTGTTGGAAACTGACAGGATTAAGATGCACATGGATGAAAGTGAGCAGATTTATCCAGAACAGTCTACAACAGCGATTATTTGCTATCACCCTGTAGCGAAGTACTTTAGCGCTTAA
- a CDS encoding succinylglutamate desuccinylase/aspartoacylase family protein, translating to MIPEIVTIKLRQMASGDVLSLQVYKFIGANAGKKVYIQSNLHGAEIAGNAVINQLIEFLQTINDTDLIGEVWLVPVCNPMGTNQRSHVFSSGRYCVYEAKDWNRIFWDYEKEADDLIAFAKSQLDFDIEVVRQNYLRRIKDKFGELLDKINSPSSVPYTELFRYQLQSLSLDADYLIDLHSASNQGINYIYYFRNREESAKYFLLKDGFLLDKYDGDAFDEAFIKPWLALEDCFQQLGREVKFDVEAWTLELGTGMQMIPDSVAKGVRGVKNYLIKKGVLLDLTVEEGISQEMCFRARSNVIKYYASAGGMIQSRVELGSEVKAGERLYQILSFNKEGKLPVVIDVCCEQDGLVYDTSSNQAVNEGEFVMGVIS from the coding sequence ATGATTCCAGAGATTGTGACGATTAAGTTGCGTCAAATGGCTAGTGGTGATGTTTTATCACTACAAGTTTACAAGTTTATTGGGGCTAATGCTGGTAAGAAGGTTTACATTCAATCGAATTTGCATGGTGCGGAAATTGCTGGGAATGCTGTTATTAATCAGCTTATAGAATTTTTACAGACGATAAATGATACCGATTTAATTGGGGAAGTTTGGCTGGTTCCGGTTTGTAATCCGATGGGAACTAATCAGCGATCGCATGTTTTTTCTTCTGGTAGATATTGTGTTTATGAAGCGAAGGATTGGAACCGCATTTTTTGGGATTATGAAAAGGAAGCTGATGATTTAATCGCTTTTGCTAAATCTCAACTTGATTTTGATATCGAGGTCGTCAGGCAAAATTATCTCAGGAGAATCAAGGATAAGTTTGGAGAACTTTTAGATAAAATTAATTCTCCTAGTAGCGTACCTTATACAGAATTGTTCCGCTATCAACTACAATCTCTCAGTTTAGATGCAGATTATTTGATTGATTTACACAGTGCTTCAAATCAAGGAATAAATTATATTTATTATTTCCGAAATCGAGAAGAAAGTGCTAAATACTTTTTACTCAAAGACGGATTTCTACTTGATAAATACGATGGTGATGCTTTTGATGAAGCGTTTATTAAACCTTGGTTAGCGCTGGAAGATTGTTTTCAACAGCTTGGTAGAGAAGTTAAGTTTGATGTGGAAGCTTGGACACTTGAACTGGGTACGGGAATGCAAATGATTCCTGATTCGGTGGCTAAAGGTGTGCGGGGTGTGAAAAATTATTTAATTAAAAAAGGTGTTTTGCTTGATTTAACTGTGGAGGAAGGCATTTCTCAAGAAATGTGTTTTCGAGCTAGAAGTAATGTGATAAAGTATTATGCTTCCGCAGGGGGAATGATTCAATCAAGGGTAGAATTGGGTAGCGAAGTTAAAGCTGGAGAACGACTTTATCAAATTCTGAGCTTTAATAAAGAGGGTAAGTTACCTGTTGTCATTGATGTCTGCTGCGAACAAGATGGATTGGTTTATGATACTTCTAGCAATCAAGCTGTGAATGAAGGTGAGTTTGTGATGGGAGTTATCAGTTAA
- a CDS encoding histidine phosphatase family protein, which produces MTLTLYFLRHGQTEWSRNNAFCGSLDPELTPDGIEMASSFASSYSSTPWEAIFCSPMHRTLATARPLCEAIEMQPQLRDGLKEINYGKWEASTPEAVSVEFHDDYIRWLADPAWYAPTGGEMAVAIASRSGQVIEEIKHLYKDGNVLIVSHKATIRIMLCSLLGIDVGRFRFRLGCPVGSVSVVEFTSHGPLLKVLADRTHQNERLRNLPGT; this is translated from the coding sequence ATGACCCTAACTCTTTATTTTCTCCGTCACGGACAAACTGAATGGAGTCGCAATAATGCTTTTTGCGGTTCGCTAGATCCAGAACTGACTCCAGATGGTATAGAAATGGCTTCATCTTTTGCTTCTTCATACAGTTCTACTCCTTGGGAAGCAATTTTTTGCAGTCCCATGCACAGAACTTTGGCAACTGCAAGACCTTTGTGTGAAGCTATCGAAATGCAACCACAACTGCGGGATGGTTTAAAGGAAATCAACTACGGGAAGTGGGAAGCAAGCACACCTGAAGCGGTTAGTGTGGAATTTCACGATGATTATATCCGCTGGTTGGCAGATCCGGCGTGGTATGCGCCGACGGGTGGAGAAATGGCTGTTGCGATCGCTTCTCGCTCTGGTCAGGTTATTGAAGAAATCAAGCACCTATATAAGGATGGTAATGTGTTAATTGTTTCTCACAAAGCAACCATCAGAATTATGCTGTGCAGTCTGTTAGGAATTGATGTAGGACGCTTTCGTTTTCGTTTGGGATGTCCGGTTGGGTCGGTTAGTGTTGTAGAATTTACTTCACATGGTCCTCTGTTGAAGGTGTTGGCAGACCGTACTCATCAAAATGAGCGGTTGCGGAATTTACCGGGGACTTAA
- a CDS encoding Uma2 family endonuclease — protein sequence MLLELKRIQVPPGQRVLLKDVTWQEFKTILEDLGEHRAARIAYDRGTLEIMAPLPEHEYDKEIIGDLIKALLEELDNEFLSLGSTTFKNQAMAQGIEPDQCFYIQNESKIRGKKRLDLTIDPPPDLALEVDITSRTHPNIYQALKVPELWRFEKGKLQINILQDGTYVESQQSLNFPRFALIEVITQYLQQSTTAGRNATLKAFRLWVRQQMQE from the coding sequence ATGTTGTTGGAATTAAAGCGCATCCAAGTTCCACCGGGACAAAGAGTGCTGCTCAAAGATGTAACCTGGCAAGAATTCAAAACAATTCTCGAAGATTTAGGAGAACACCGTGCAGCCAGAATTGCTTACGACAGGGGAACACTGGAAATTATGGCACCACTGCCAGAACATGAATATGATAAAGAAATCATTGGTGATTTAATCAAAGCTCTACTAGAAGAGCTAGATAATGAATTTCTCAGCCTTGGTTCTACCACTTTCAAAAATCAAGCAATGGCTCAAGGTATAGAACCAGACCAATGTTTTTATATCCAAAATGAGTCCAAGATTCGTGGAAAGAAGCGATTAGATTTAACAATAGATCCCCCTCCAGATTTAGCTTTAGAAGTTGATATAACTTCACGCACTCATCCTAATATTTATCAAGCATTAAAAGTTCCGGAACTTTGGCGTTTTGAGAAAGGCAAACTGCAAATTAATATACTGCAAGATGGAACTTATGTAGAGTCTCAGCAAAGCTTAAATTTTCCTCGATTTGCGCTGATTGAGGTAATTACTCAATATCTTCAGCAAAGTACAACAGCAGGTAGAAATGCAACACTCAAGGCTTTTCGTCTTTGGGTACGACAACAGATGCAAGAGTAA
- a CDS encoding serine/threonine protein kinase, which translates to MSNYPDFSPHGYQIITELGRNREGGRITWLASNINTGKEVVLKQFCFAQVGSTWSAYDTYQREIEVLRGLNHPGIPSYLGSFATPDGFCMIQKYIDAPSLGVARSFTPEQIKEIAVKALEILVYLQNRTLVVIHRDIKPENILVNDQLEVYLIDFGFARIGTQEVFGSSVFKGTPGFIPPEQMRQPTKASDLYGLGATLICLLTSVKSGEIQNLTDHDDPYLINFRHLLPRLNLSLINWLEKMVQPRQSNRFANAQTALEALKVLDSHNIIRQPNVEFSTTTLNFRATILSEELSQRITISNSVPETHLEGRWEVAPHRHDPPHTPDYHAWISITPAQFSNNYVDCYVQVDMSKLMADKLYKRQLFLHTNAYPEIQIVNIEVSTAPLLIERELIEPRKKIPYATLIWLFLICEIATMGIAWVVPIFAAKGVVLGLAWDSAWSGALSGSIVGAIIGAVIMVPIRTVYMLWNNFDSRRNYNYYWHVEYFDMSNDTWWLYNLSGVVSTAMALIGIIVGTVVGFMARSGPLDLIQIGGVVLMSALMLGCGYPVLNVVIGVVIEILARTIVWLFSNMLLPFTAGLGVSVGMGFIIGFHNFYILLALAVTGLSLFITMLLYPLLKHRRLIAKYRKSEQNLIQP; encoded by the coding sequence ATGAGTAACTACCCAGATTTTTCTCCACATGGCTATCAAATCATCACGGAACTGGGACGAAATCGAGAGGGGGGAAGAATAACTTGGCTGGCATCAAATATTAACACAGGTAAAGAGGTTGTACTGAAGCAGTTTTGCTTTGCCCAAGTTGGTTCTACTTGGTCAGCTTACGACACCTACCAACGAGAAATTGAAGTTTTGCGGGGACTAAACCATCCCGGTATTCCTAGCTATTTGGGGTCTTTTGCCACACCCGATGGCTTTTGTATGATTCAAAAATATATTGACGCTCCATCGTTAGGTGTAGCACGTAGCTTTACACCAGAGCAAATTAAGGAAATTGCTGTCAAAGCACTAGAGATTTTGGTTTATTTGCAAAATCGCACTTTGGTAGTTATTCATCGGGATATCAAACCAGAAAATATCTTAGTAAATGACCAACTTGAAGTGTATCTAATTGATTTTGGCTTTGCCAGAATTGGCACTCAGGAAGTATTTGGTAGTAGTGTATTCAAAGGTACTCCCGGTTTTATTCCACCAGAGCAAATGCGTCAGCCGACAAAAGCATCTGACTTGTATGGCTTAGGAGCAACCTTAATTTGTCTGCTTACAAGCGTTAAGTCTGGGGAGATTCAGAATTTAACCGATCATGATGACCCTTATCTGATTAACTTTCGGCATTTATTGCCTAGATTGAATTTAAGCTTGATCAACTGGCTAGAAAAGATGGTGCAACCGCGACAAAGTAATCGCTTTGCAAATGCACAAACAGCGCTTGAGGCGCTAAAGGTATTAGATTCACACAACATTATACGTCAGCCAAATGTTGAATTCAGCACAACAACGCTGAACTTTCGGGCGACTATATTAAGTGAAGAGTTAAGCCAAAGAATTACGATCAGTAACTCAGTACCAGAAACACATTTGGAGGGTAGATGGGAAGTTGCACCTCATCGCCACGACCCACCACACACACCAGATTACCATGCTTGGATTTCTATAACACCTGCTCAGTTTAGCAACAATTATGTTGATTGTTATGTTCAAGTTGATATGAGTAAGTTAATGGCAGATAAGTTGTATAAACGTCAGCTTTTCTTGCATACAAATGCATACCCAGAGATTCAGATTGTCAACATTGAAGTATCAACTGCTCCTTTGCTAATTGAGCGAGAGCTAATTGAGCCGCGAAAAAAAATACCCTATGCTACTCTGATTTGGCTATTCTTAATTTGTGAGATAGCAACTATGGGTATAGCCTGGGTTGTGCCTATATTTGCTGCCAAGGGTGTCGTTTTGGGTTTAGCTTGGGATTCAGCCTGGAGTGGTGCTTTATCTGGGAGTATTGTTGGCGCTATTATCGGAGCTGTAATTATGGTTCCAATTCGGACTGTGTATATGCTGTGGAATAACTTTGATAGTCGCCGTAACTATAACTATTATTGGCATGTTGAGTATTTTGATATGAGTAACGATACTTGGTGGCTTTACAATCTTAGTGGGGTTGTATCTACAGCTATGGCTTTAATTGGCATTATCGTAGGAACTGTAGTTGGCTTTATGGCTCGCTCTGGACCTTTGGATTTGATACAAATTGGTGGTGTGGTTTTGATGTCGGCATTAATGCTTGGTTGTGGATATCCAGTTTTGAATGTAGTAATTGGAGTTGTAATTGAGATTCTGGCTAGAACTATAGTTTGGCTATTTAGCAATATGCTTTTGCCATTCACAGCAGGATTAGGCGTTAGTGTAGGTATGGGTTTCATTATCGGATTTCATAACTTTTACATTTTGTTAGCATTAGCCGTAACCGGATTATCTCTCTTCATCACCATGCTGCTTTATCCACTCTTAAAACATCGCAGACTCATTGCTAAATACCGTAAATCTGAGCAAAATTTGATTCAGCCATAA